A stretch of Fusarium fujikuroi IMI 58289 draft genome, chromosome FFUJ_chr10 DNA encodes these proteins:
- a CDS encoding related to cutinase transcription factor 1 beta — MEEAMSHGANPRRKRASKACVACRSRKVRCDVTHRPHQCTNCALDNIQCVVKDRRTKYRKRSPVVLEKQQRTQFRHSLQAILPKDPSSAVSDDMDTLNDPCLEPGHSVECGPESPSMCFEAVWDEPEISFPAERFIQGPTESRDKESEIFDMVLNQRKDSDFTVVSDSSRLHQTESKPAPNFDATMSGQSHIIYSYYSFLDLDISGLLPDDINYLEGQGCFRVPTPEALDEFVQEYFLHVHPALPLLDEAWFWTIYSRPARGRSNLSLFVFQAMLFTACSFLPFSTLKSLGFASVHNARNTYYRRSKLLFDLCSERNLVSSTQGALLLSYNGTMKDQKRTNSIWLSTAIHLAQAAGADQFHTSLNPSLTSVNELKRLWWCCIVRDRILPLGMRRQLHITSLDVAHTNYLPTEKDFWREIDGSQVYAPQTKRTLVRLFITLCELTVPLTDVIKIVYPTGRLTDIHSPVVHDAQKGRESLQSCEAGLEAWFERATIQFPTPAGIITREGSLVLYTNLLYIYYYAACFALYQHKAFIISQEQTKATSDLQQTKSKIEDAALGITENLKELIQLRLERFLPISIAAYIAVPLVLHILDVRLAKRPLQIAQKQGKLNVYVETMKTMQKLYDGVDDVWTFIRTAMDYATIQDAENETSSPNGSCIDAVGCLGSKSQLTKGNDYANDWGNVLVMEPILYFRLSRTIDHSLALGRYSEDSTLGHAAPHTRLPSPRLLTIDIGSPEQTVDDTACEHYKAPRADAKSPEVSQDQFSLGPQMLDDMHEFVHYDFGMDDMQAPIDFNRSERQAGETDVLIL; from the exons ATGGAGGAGGCAATGTCTCATGGCGCGAATCCTCGACGGAAGCGAGCCAGCAAAGCCTGTGTAGCTTGTCGCTCACGCAAAGTGCGATGCGACGTCACCCATAGACCGCATCAGTGCACAAATTGTGCCCTTGATAACATCCAATGTGTTGTGAAAGACAGACGCACGAAATA TCGAAAACGATCTCCTGTCGTTCTCGAAAAGCAGCAGCGGACACAATTCAGACACAGCTTACAGGCAATCTTACCAAAGGACCCAAGCTCTGCTGTGTCGGATGACATGGACACCCTAAACGATCCATGTCTAGAGCCAGGTCACTCAGTGGAATGTGGCCCTGAAAGCCCGTCTATGTGCTTCGAGGCGGTTTGGGATGAACCTGAGATAAGTTTCCCTGCCGAACGATTCATTCAAGGTCCAACCGAAAGTCGTGACAAAGAATCTGAAATCTTTGACATGGTTCTCAACCAGCGCAAAGATTCTGACTTCACAGTTGTCTCAGACAGCTCTCGGCTACATCAAACAGAGTCAAAGCCAGCCCCAAACTTCGATGCAACGATGTCTGGCCAATCGCATATTATATACTCATACTACTCTTTCCTTGACCTCGATATCTCTGGTTTATTACCCGATGATATAAACTACCtcgaaggccaaggctgtttTCGTGTCCCTACTCCGGAAGCCTTGGATGAGTTTGTTCAAGAGTACTTTTTGCATGTTCACCCGGCGCTTCCATTGCTGGATGAAGCCTGGTTCTGGACCATCTATTCGAGGCCTGCACGCGGCAGATCAAATCTCTCCCTTTTTGTCTTCCAAGCCATGCTATTCACTGCATGTAGT TTTCTACCATTTTCAACCCTGAAAAGTCTTGGATTTGCTTCAGTACATAACGCACGGAACACATACTACCGTCGCAGTAAG CTCTTGTTTGATCTTTGCAGTGAGAGGAACCTTGTGTCCAGTACGCAGGGGGCACTATTGCTATCCTACAATGGAACAATGAAGGATCAGAAACGTACCAATTCAATCTGGCTCTCAACTGCAATCCACTTGGCTCAAGCCGCAGGTGCGGATCAATTCCATACCAGCCTAAACCCGAGTTTGACTTCGGTAAATGAGCTGAAACGACTTTGGTGGTGCTGTATAGTACGGGACCGAATACTTCCTCTTGGGATGCGACGACAACTACACATTACATCACTTGATGTGGCTCACACCAACTACTTGCCTACCGAGAAAGACTTTTGGCGAGAGATTGACGGGTCCCAGGTCTACGCACCACAAACTAAACGAACGCTAGTCCGGTTATTCATCACGCTGTGTGAGCTGACTGTTCCACTCACTGATGTCATCAAGATCGTTTATCCTACAGGCCGCTTGACTGATATTCATTCACCAGTGGTTCATGATGCCCAAAAGGGACGGGAATCACTGCAGTCGTGCGAGGCTGGCTTGGAAGCTTGGTTCGAAAGGGCAACCATCCAGTTTCCAACGCCTGCTGGTATCATCACTCGTGAGGGGTCTCTTGTGCTATACACAAACTTACTCTACATATACTACTA CGCTGCCTGCTTCGCCCTTTATCAGCACAAGGCCTTTATCATCAGTCAGGAACAGACCAAAGCGACTTCGGACCTGCAACAGACTAAGAGCAAAATCGAAGATGCTGCCCTTGGCATCACTGAGAATCTCAAAGAGCTTATCCAACTGAGGTTAGAAAGGTTCTTGCCAATCAGCAT TGCTGCATATATCGCTGTTCCTCTAGTGCTACACATCCTTGATGTTAGACTTGCAAAGAGGCCACTACAGATAGCCCAGAAGCAAGGAAAGCTCAATGTTTATGTCGAAACCATGAAGACTATGCAGAAACTCTatgatggagttgatgatgtttggaCCTTCATCAGAACAGCTATGGATTATGCCACGATACAGGACGCAGAGAATGAGACAAGCTCACCTAATGGTTCCTGCATTGACGCTGTCGGATGTCTGGGATCGAAATCCCAATTGACCAAAGGCAACGATTATGCCAACGACTGGGGTAATGTCCTCGTCATGGAACCTATTTTATACTTCCGGCTTTCTCGAACTATCGACCACTCGTTAGCTCTCGGGCGATACTCTGAGGACTCTACCCTTGGTCACGCTGCACCTCATACGCGTCTACCTTCTCCTAGGCTCTTGACCATCGACATAGGTTCCCCTGAGCAAACTGTCGATGACACCGCTTGCGAGCACTACAAGGCGCCAAGAGCGGATGCTAAATCACCCGAGGTTAGCCAAGATCAGTTTTCACTAGGACCTCAGATGCTGGATGATATGCATGAGTTTGTTCATTATGACTTTGGAATGGATGATATGCAGGCTCCGATAGACTTTAACAGGTCTGAGCGACAGGCTGGAGAAACTGATGTCTTGATTCTGTAG
- a CDS encoding related to zinc-containing long-chain alcohol dehydrogenase — MNTKFIAAYEPQGTTPDLRLVNGSVRAARSSELLIRVVATGICHTDLIFATWPANQIPYPKVLGHEGAGVVVEAGPGVTKARPGDFVLLSFHSCQNCHDCKEDHPSFCSKFVEINYGGEDATYTAEGNDLRGNFFGQSSFAELAVVKETSVVNVTNIIKTEEELKLFAPMGCGFQTGAATVENVARANEKDRVAVIGLGGVGLVSIMTAKMQACETIIGIDRVPERLDLAKALGATHVINTSDENIDMQEEIKKVTDGRGSSITIDTTGNMGLIKAGLEATSNRGQLIFIGVPPLDAMMDLHLVTFMQTGKVIRGTIEGDAIPDEYLPRMVQWYREGKLPIDKLISLYKPEDFETALIDMKNGKTVKPVIVW, encoded by the exons ATGAACACCAAGTTTATCGCAGCATACGAGCCTCAGGGCACCACGCCTGACTTGAGACTGGTAAATGGCTCTGTGCGGGCGGCCCGATCCAGTGAACTGCTTATTCGAGTTGTCGCTACTGGCATTTGTCACACTGACCTGATATTTGCCACTTGGCCTGCCAATCAAATCCCATATCCTAAAGTACTGGGACACGAAG gtgctggtgttgtagTGGAAGCTGGGCCTGGGGTAACCAAAGCTCGCCCAGGTgactttgttcttctttcctttcacAGCTGTCAAAATTGCCATGACTGCAAAGAAGACCATCCCTCCTTTTGCAGCAAGTTCGTCGAGATCAATTACGGTGGCGAGGATGCAACATATACAGCAGAGGGCAACGACCTGCGTGGCAACTTTTTCGGGCAATCGTCGTTTGCTGAACTGGCAGTTGTAAAGGAAACATCTGTTGTGAATGttaccaacatcatcaagactgaggaggagttgaagTTGTTCGCGCCAATGGGTTGTGGATTTCAGACTGGTGCGGCGACGGTCGAAAATGTTGCCAGAGCAAATGAGAAAGACAGAGTCGCAGTTATAGGCCTTGGTGGTGTCGGATTGGTCTCCATAATG ACAGCAAAGATGCAGGCCTGCGAGACCATCATCGGCATTGATCGTGTACCAGAAAGACTGGATTTAGCCAAAGCTCTTGGAGCGACTCATGTGATCAACACATCCGATGAGAACATTGACATgcaagaagaaataaaaaaggtcACTGATGGGAGAGGCTCTAGCATAACGATTGACACGACAGGGAACATGGGTCTCATCAAGGCAGGTCTAGAGGCTACTTCAAACAGAGGTCAACTGATATTTATTGGAGTACCACCACtagatgccatgatggatCTTCATCTGGTCACATTTATGCAG ACCGGGAAAGTCATTCGAGGAACCATTGAAGGTGATGCCATCCCTGATGAG TATCTACCCCGAATGGTACAGTGGTATCGGGAAGGCAAGCTACCAATCGATAAGCTGATCAGCCTTTACAAG CCAGAAGATTTTGAGACGGCTTTAATTGATATGAAAAACGGGAAAACAGTGAAGCCAGTTATTGTCTGGTAG
- a CDS encoding related to aldehyde dehydrogenase (NAD+), mitochondrial → MAVTTYPENMDFSTFSNIINGQVKGTATTRHGVNPSSREALPDCPVSTQTDVEDAIQAARSAFQSWKTTPIEVRKENIKGLADALLAQKAEFARLLIAEQGKPAMFADHEIGRGVHWLTGTCELDMPVDEVDDDPERRISTRYVPLGVVAAIVPWNYPIMLLCGKLGPALMAGNCIIVKPSPFTPYCGIKIVELAQRFFPPGVVQVLSGGDDLGPMLTAHPGIDKISFTGSTATGKRVMESASKNLTRVTLELGGNDAAIICADADIENTASQIAMAAFMNAGQICIAVKRIYVHQDIYDAFKASFIKHVSHLKVGDGFADGTFMGPVQNELQFERVKVHLDDIAKNNYAVLKGGDMSESLQKGYFIQPTVVDNPPDDSKIVTEEPFGPVVPLLKWSKVDEVLSRVNSSDMGLGGSVWTADEELAMRIADGLDVGSVWFNEHLAIEPKATFGGHKNSGLGREWGVDGLRGYCNSKTYFIKKSK, encoded by the exons ATGGCTGTCACTACTTATCCGGAGAACATGGATTTCTCAACCTTTTCCAATATTATCAATGGCCAAGTTAAAGGTACCGCCACCACACGTCATGGCGTCAACCCTTCATCACGCGAGGCGTTGCCAGACTGTCCTGTGTCAACCCAAACAGACGTTGAGGATGCTATACAAGCAGCCCGCTCTGCATTCCAAAGTTGGAAAACGACACCTATTGAGGTTCGAAAAGAGAATATCAAGGGCTTGGCAGATGCGCTCTTGGCACAGAAAGCAGAATTCGCGCGTCTGCTTATAGCGGAGCAGGGAAAGCCT GCTATGTTTGCCGACCATGAGATCGGTCGTGGAGTTCACTGGCTTACTGGGACATGTGAGCTTGATATGCCCGTggacgaggttgatgacGATCCAGAGAGGCGCATCTCGACTCGTTATGTGCCTCTTGGAGTGGTTGCTGCGATAGTCCCATGGAATT ATCCCATCATGCTTCTGTGCGGAAAGCTTGGTCCGGCACTGATGGCAGGCAACTGTATCATTGTCAAGCCCTCTCCCTTTACACCCTATTGTGGCATTAAAATAGTCGAGCTTGCACAGCGATTCTTCCCACCTGGCGTTGTGCAAGTCTTGAGCGGGGGCGATGATCTAGGCCCTATGTTGACAGCTCACCCAGGCATTGATAAGATCAGCTTTACTGGCTCCACGGCCACGGGTAAGAGGGTCATGGAGAGCGCAAGCAAGAATTTGACCAGGGTTACTTTAGAGCT GGGAGGCAACGATGCTGCGATTATCTGTGCAGATGCAGACATAGAGAATACCGCTTCACAAATTGCAATGGCCGCATTTATGAACGCCGGTCAGATCTGCATTGCTGTCAAGCGCATTTATGTACATCAGGACATATACGACGCTTTCAAGGCCTCTTTCATCAAACACGTATCACACCTCAAAGTTGGCGACGGGTTTGCAGATGGCACCTTCATGGGACCAGTCCAGAATGAACTGCAATTTGAGCGTGTCAAGGTGCACCTCGATGACATAGCAAAAAATAATTACGCTGTTTTGAAGGGCGGAGACATGTCAGAGAGTCTGCAGAAAGGGTACTTCATCCAACCTACTGTTGTGGATAACCCGCCAGATGATAGCAAGATCGTCACCGAAGAACCCTTTGGGCCAGTGGTGCCTTTGCTAAAGTGGTCTAAGGTAGACGAGGTCTTGTCTCGTGTCAACTCAAGCGACATGGGCCTGGGAGGTTCAGTTTGGACGGCTGATGAAGAGCTTGCGATGCGCATCGCTGATGGACTTGATGTCGGCAGTGTTTGGTTCAACGAGCATCTAGCTATTGAACCTAAAGCTACATTCGGAGGTCACAAGAACAGTGGCTTAGGACGTGAATGGGGTGTTGATGGGCTGCGAGGATATTGCAACTCCAAGACATATTttatcaagaagagcaagtaG